One window from the genome of Bacillus rossius redtenbacheri isolate Brsri chromosome 10, Brsri_v3, whole genome shotgun sequence encodes:
- the LOC134535825 gene encoding cancer-related nucleoside-triphosphatase: MLQDTTKRIVFLTGPPGIGKTTVVKKICSMLAERSIPVGGFYTEELREGPRRVGFDIVTFKGKRGVLARIQDGMDNSISRYQVGQYKVDKNSFESLALPVFNDQDSVVLVLDEIGRMELFSDEFKKKVKEAVETPNRVILATIPIAKGRPLSFVEELRCHRSAKLFTVDCNNRDCLPQQVLETLQTVLFV; encoded by the exons ATGCTTCAGGATACTACCAAACGAATTGTTTTTCTGACAGGTCCACCAG GTATCGGTAAAACCACCGTGGTTAAGAAAATATGCAGTATGTTGGCGGAAAGAAGCATTCCAGTGGGTGGCTTTTACACAGAAGAGTTACGGGAAGGCCCTCGAAGGGTTGGATTTGACATCGTCACTTTCAAGGGGAAAAGAGGGGTTTTGGCGAGAATACA AGACGGTATGGACAACAGCATTTCCCGATATCAGGTTGGCCAGTACAAAGTTGATAAGAATTCATTTGAATCACTTGCACTCCCAGTATTTAATGACCAA GACTCCGTTGTTCTCGTGTTGGATGAAATTGGCAGGATGGAGTTATTTAGTGATGAATTTAAGAAAAAAGTGAAAGAAGCTGTCGAAACCCCTAACAGAGTTATTCTTGCCACAATCCCCATAGCCAAAGGAAGACCTCTGTCGTTCGTAGAAGAGCTGAGATGCCATCGTAGTGCTAAACTGTTCACA GTGGATTGCAACAACAGGGATTGTCTGCCTCAGCAAGTTTTGGAGACTCTGCAGacagtattatttgtctaa
- the LOC134535824 gene encoding zinc finger BED domain-containing protein 4-like: MDATSTHSSQFSEKSVIWNFYNKHVSCDAVVFKTCFKSLKTPTGSNTSLIRHLEKHSNELNLYKKLKEEHSTRTPSQKRKINDNFKQTTLGEAFQKPAKFPRDHALAKEITMCIGKMMATDFQPYTIVEDYGFKQLCETMEPRYNLPSATTFSRSVIPALFDEQSKILKDELVTDIEGSIFSLTFTTDMWTSRSGEGYISPTSHYITNNFQLKKHVLSISHFPGNHTGEAISSKLTEFLHTWGLAEVTVPIYVVSDKARNIVNAVSLSGYEHIQCFAHLLQLAISDAKKGLGIIDLLASARNIVTYYSHSNVARERLHSNQKQGGFPVHELIQMVDTRWNSEYLMLSRLLEQKQPVMADLVENGRDGLSAKDWKMAEGMVQVLQPIYDATKEMCVDRLPTLPMVIPVLIGIDSVLKKHIDASGAGSAVLFAKQLKQCVWSRFPEYKENKVYRTVMMLDPRFKASMKASMKKT, encoded by the coding sequence ATGGATGCCACATCAACTCATTCTTCGCAATTTTCAGAAAAGTCAGTAATTTGGAACTTTTACAACAAGCATGTCAGTTGTGATGCAGTAGTGTTCAAAACATGTTTCAAATCTCTGAAGACTCCAACTGGTTCCAATACAAGTTTGATTCGTCATTTAGAGAAGCATTCTAATGAACTTAACCTCTACAAGAAACTAAAGGAAGAACATTCAACAAGAACACCTTCACAGAAACGAAAAATAAATGACAATTTCAAGCAAACGACCCTTGGTGAAGCATTCCAGAAGCCAGCAAAGTTCCCTCGGGATCATGCCCTAGCAAAAGAAATCACAATGTGTATAGGAAAAATGATGGCAACAGATTTCCAGCCCTACACAATAGTTGAAGATTACGGTTTCAAACAACTCTGTGAAACCATGGAGCCACGGTACAACCTGCCATCAGCAACTACATTTTCAAGGTCTGTAATCCCAGCATTGTTTGATGAGCAGTCAAAGATCCTTAAAGATGAATTGGTGACTGACATTGAAGGGAGCATATTTTCTTTGACCTTCACAACTGATATGTGGACCTCTCGGAGTGGAGAAGGATATATATCCCCGACTTCTCACTACATAACAAACAACTTTCAGCTCAAAAAACATGTGTTAAGCATTTCACATTTTCCGGGCAATCATACTGGAGAGGCCATTAGTTCAAAACTGACAGAATTTCTTCACACGTGGGGCCTTGCTGAGGTGACTGTCCCTATATATGTTGTCTCTGATAAAGCAAGAAACATAGTGAATGCTGTTTCACTTTCTGGGTATGAACACATACAGTGTTTTGCTCATTTGCTTCAACTTGCCATCAGTGATGCAAAGAAAGGTCTCGGTATCATTGATTTGCTTGCTTCTGCCAGAAATATAGTGACGTATTACAGTCATAGCAATGTGGCTAGGGAAAGGCTGCACTCCAATCAAAAACAAGGAGGTTTTCCAGTTCATGAACTGATTCAGATGGTCGACACCAGATGGAACAGTGAATATCTGATGCTCTCAAGGTTGCTAGAGCAGAAGCAACCTGTCATGGCTGATTTGGTAGAAAATGGTAGGGATGGACTGTCGGCCAAGGATTGGAAGATGGCAGAAGGTATGGTGCAAGTGCTTCAGCCAATCTATGATGCCACTAAAGAAATGTGTGTAGACAGACTTCCAACATTACCCATGGTGATTCCAGTTTTGATTGGAATCGATAGTGTTTTAAAGAAACACATTGATGCAAGTGGAGCTGGTTCAGCTGTGCTGTTTGCAAAACAACTGAAGCAGTGTGTTTGGTCGAGATTCCCGGAATACAAAGAGAATAAAGTGTATAGGACCGTCATGATGCTTGATCCTAGATTCAAGGCAAGTATGAAGGCAAGTATGAAAAAGACTTAG